One window of Neptuniibacter halophilus genomic DNA carries:
- a CDS encoding phosphatidate cytidylyltransferase, with amino-acid sequence MLKQRIFTALILAPLALLGVFALPLPAFIYLLDGAILLAAWEWSNLAGYQQKNSRLIYLGLMALVIGLAHGFYTLLPVQGILLLALFGWLLALFWVVRYPDSQGWQQQWQRALIGFVVLIPCWFAFVSMKASENGELLILLLFLLVWGADVGAYFAGKRFGRSKLAPAVSPGKTREGLYGGLFSCLLVALGYGLFNGFDQMQLLMLLLVSLLTGMISVLGDLFESMLKRYRGIKDSSQLLPGHGGILDRIDSLTAASPLFVLGMHFLIPV; translated from the coding sequence ATGCTTAAACAGCGTATCTTTACCGCCCTGATTCTTGCACCTCTGGCTCTGCTGGGGGTTTTTGCCCTGCCACTTCCCGCTTTTATCTATCTTCTCGATGGCGCAATCTTACTGGCAGCCTGGGAATGGTCCAATCTGGCCGGTTATCAACAGAAAAACAGCCGATTGATCTATCTCGGACTGATGGCGCTGGTCATTGGTCTGGCGCACGGTTTTTATACGCTATTGCCTGTTCAGGGTATTTTGCTGCTCGCGCTGTTTGGCTGGTTGCTGGCGCTGTTCTGGGTGGTGCGTTATCCGGACAGTCAGGGCTGGCAGCAACAGTGGCAGCGGGCTCTGATAGGGTTCGTTGTACTCATTCCCTGCTGGTTTGCCTTTGTCAGTATGAAAGCTTCAGAAAACGGAGAGTTGCTGATTCTCTTGCTGTTCCTGCTGGTTTGGGGGGCTGATGTGGGCGCGTACTTTGCCGGTAAGCGCTTTGGCCGCAGTAAACTGGCACCCGCAGTAAGTCCGGGTAAAACCCGTGAGGGTTTGTACGGTGGTCTGTTCAGTTGCCTGCTGGTGGCGTTAGGTTACGGCCTGTTTAACGGCTTTGATCAGATGCAACTGTTGATGCTTTTGCTGGTCTCACTGCTCACAGGCATGATTTCTGTGCTGGGGGATCTGTTTGAGAGCATGCTCAAACGATATCGCGGCATCAAAGACAGCAGTCAGTTACTCCCGGGGCACGGTGGTATCCTTGACCGGATTGATAGTCTGACGGCTGCTTCACCATTATTTGTACTGGGAATGCATTTTTTGATTCCGGTCTGA
- the rseP gene encoding sigma E protease regulator RseP produces MELLHTLAATIVTLGILVTIHEWGHFYVARRCGVKVLRFSVGFGKAIYSWKDRQGTEYAIAAIPLGGYVKMLDEREEAVPADQLSQAFNRKPVLQRIAIVAAGPLVNLFFAVLAYWFLFVYGVATVAPVVGEVAPGSLAARAGVTPGAEIVQVDGQLTSSWDEVNLRLAARVGESGSLHLQTKDANGYSVRDRSVELQSWSVDVEKESPVTALGLIPWRPEVEAVIGQLVDGERALAAGLRVGDRIETVNDQPIGDWYALVRLVRENPEVPLSLGVQRQAEWLELVLTPAQRADDNGNVFGYIGAAAEPVGWPDEYRRSIQYGFFDALGQALSKTWQMISLTLDSIWKMIEGALSVKNLSGPITIAKVASASAASGLESYISFLAYLSISLGILNLLPIPVLDGGHLLYYAVELVTGKPVSEKIQLLGLKIGMAMLLTLMFVALFNDFMRL; encoded by the coding sequence ATGGAACTGTTACACACCCTTGCGGCAACCATAGTGACACTGGGCATACTGGTGACCATTCATGAGTGGGGGCACTTTTACGTGGCCCGTCGCTGCGGGGTGAAAGTTCTGCGCTTTTCGGTGGGTTTCGGTAAAGCGATCTATAGCTGGAAAGATCGTCAGGGTACTGAGTACGCGATTGCCGCAATTCCGCTGGGCGGCTATGTCAAAATGCTCGACGAGCGCGAGGAAGCAGTACCGGCTGATCAGTTGTCGCAGGCGTTTAACCGTAAACCGGTTCTGCAGAGAATTGCGATTGTGGCGGCGGGGCCGCTGGTTAATCTGTTCTTTGCTGTTCTGGCCTACTGGTTCCTGTTTGTTTATGGCGTGGCTACGGTTGCGCCGGTTGTGGGTGAGGTTGCTCCCGGTTCACTGGCCGCGCGGGCAGGGGTAACCCCGGGAGCCGAGATCGTGCAGGTTGATGGCCAGCTCACTTCATCTTGGGATGAGGTTAATCTGCGGCTGGCGGCGCGGGTCGGTGAAAGCGGCAGTCTGCATCTGCAGACAAAAGATGCAAATGGCTACTCGGTACGCGATCGCTCTGTAGAACTGCAGAGCTGGTCGGTGGATGTAGAGAAAGAATCACCGGTTACCGCGTTGGGACTGATTCCATGGCGGCCTGAGGTCGAGGCGGTGATCGGCCAGTTGGTTGACGGTGAACGTGCATTGGCGGCAGGGCTCCGGGTTGGCGATCGGATAGAGACGGTCAATGATCAGCCGATAGGCGACTGGTACGCTCTGGTGCGTCTGGTGCGGGAAAATCCTGAGGTGCCGCTGTCTCTCGGCGTGCAGCGACAGGCTGAGTGGCTTGAACTGGTTCTGACGCCTGCGCAGCGAGCTGATGATAACGGAAATGTGTTTGGTTATATCGGTGCCGCCGCTGAGCCGGTAGGCTGGCCGGATGAGTATCGCCGTAGCATCCAGTACGGGTTCTTCGATGCGTTGGGGCAGGCCCTGAGTAAAACCTGGCAGATGATCAGTCTGACTCTGGACTCGATCTGGAAGATGATCGAAGGGGCGCTCTCGGTAAAAAACTTGAGTGGGCCTATAACCATTGCTAAAGTGGCCAGTGCTTCAGCAGCCTCGGGGTTGGAATCCTATATCAGTTTTCTGGCTTATCTGAGTATCAGCCTGGGGATTTTGAACCTGTTGCCCATTCCGGTGCTGGATGGTGGGCATCTGCTTTATTACGCGGTTGAGCTGGTAACTGGCAAACCGGTAAGTGAAAAAATTCAGTTGCTTGGACTTAAAATAGGCATGGCAATGCTGCTGACACTGATGTTTGTGGCACTGTTTAACGACTTCATGCGGTTGTAA
- the bamA gene encoding outer membrane protein assembly factor BamA — protein sequence MKRGIGLLVALLFWVTAAQANSPSSFVIEDIRLEGLQRVSPGIVFRNFPLTAGDQVDSAELSRATHKLFESGYFNDIQLLRDDSVLVLKLQERPSVSLIRLEGNDVLESEALLEGLKQSGLQEGDVFKRSTLEQIKQDLVRLYASQGRYGADVNTEVETLPGNRVALNINIKEGQVASIQHINIVGNNVYSDEELKDLFSLKLPSFWSFYKKDDRYARQKLSGDLERLRSYYLDSGYVNFSIDSTQVSITPDKKHIYITVNVTEGEQYTVRGVDLAGEMVIDEAELQQVVLVEEGQTFSRRRITESQEALVKKIGDAGYMFANVAPAPELHDDNTVTVKFFLDPGKRTYVRRVNIRGNTRTADDIIRQHLVQLEAAVASNERIERSKSRLEKTGYFKSVNVETSAVPGHDDLVDVNFAVEEQQSGNFSASIGFSQNSGLIFGLKVQQDNFLGSGKKVGIGLSNSDTLTEYSYSYLDPYYTVDGVSRGFNLYYRERDFDEDNTSAFSTDEIGGGVNFGYPIDEFQRLSFGLEVEQITINTNSTETPDEIFQFIADEGDKYFNYSLSAGWSDNHLNRGFFATKGYSQSASVELGLPGSDLSYYRANYNAKWYYPLTEDRFWVMGVKGRLGYGGELGSNEYPFYKHFYAGGLKTVRGYEQNTLGPRDSKDDPFGGNVLVAGSAEFIFPTPFVDDKQSWRTMLFVDAGNVFDTSCSSTSVCEDGVQLDELRLSAGFGLSWLTPFGPLSIAIAAPLNDKEDDETEVFQFALGQSF from the coding sequence ATGAAACGTGGAATTGGACTTCTGGTAGCGCTTTTATTCTGGGTCACGGCTGCTCAGGCTAACTCACCTTCCTCATTTGTTATCGAGGATATCCGTCTGGAGGGTCTGCAGCGGGTCTCCCCGGGGATTGTATTCCGCAATTTTCCCCTGACCGCCGGGGATCAGGTGGATTCAGCCGAGCTGTCGAGAGCAACGCATAAGCTGTTTGAGTCCGGATACTTCAATGATATCCAGTTGCTGCGTGATGATTCCGTACTGGTGCTGAAGCTGCAGGAGCGGCCTTCGGTCAGCCTTATCCGCCTGGAAGGCAATGATGTTCTGGAAAGTGAGGCCCTGCTGGAAGGGCTTAAACAGAGCGGTCTGCAGGAGGGTGACGTTTTCAAACGTTCGACTCTGGAACAGATTAAGCAGGATCTGGTACGTCTGTACGCGTCTCAGGGGCGTTATGGTGCGGATGTGAATACTGAGGTTGAGACGCTTCCGGGTAACCGTGTTGCGCTTAATATCAATATCAAAGAGGGCCAGGTGGCCTCTATTCAGCACATCAATATTGTGGGTAATAACGTCTATAGTGATGAAGAGCTGAAAGATCTGTTCTCACTTAAGCTGCCGAGCTTCTGGTCTTTCTATAAGAAAGATGACCGTTATGCACGACAGAAACTGTCCGGCGATCTGGAGCGGCTGCGTTCTTATTATCTGGACAGTGGCTATGTGAATTTCTCAATTGATTCCACGCAGGTCTCAATTACGCCGGACAAAAAGCATATCTACATCACGGTTAATGTCACTGAGGGTGAACAGTACACTGTACGTGGCGTCGATCTGGCCGGTGAAATGGTGATTGATGAGGCTGAACTGCAACAGGTTGTGCTGGTTGAAGAGGGGCAGACCTTCTCCCGTCGACGCATTACCGAGTCTCAGGAAGCGCTGGTGAAGAAAATCGGTGATGCCGGGTATATGTTTGCTAACGTCGCGCCGGCACCGGAACTGCATGATGATAATACCGTTACGGTGAAGTTCTTCCTTGATCCGGGCAAGCGTACCTATGTGCGCCGGGTAAATATTCGCGGTAACACCCGTACCGCCGATGATATAATCCGTCAGCATCTGGTGCAACTGGAAGCCGCTGTTGCATCGAATGAGCGAATTGAACGGTCTAAATCCCGTCTGGAAAAAACCGGTTACTTCAAATCCGTTAACGTAGAGACCTCTGCCGTGCCGGGGCATGACGATCTGGTTGATGTGAATTTTGCCGTAGAAGAGCAGCAGTCCGGTAACTTCTCCGCCAGTATCGGTTTCTCTCAGAACTCAGGCCTGATCTTTGGTCTGAAGGTACAGCAGGATAACTTCCTCGGTAGTGGTAAGAAGGTGGGTATCGGGCTTTCCAACAGTGATACCCTGACCGAGTACTCGTACAGCTATCTGGACCCGTATTATACGGTTGATGGCGTTAGCCGTGGTTTCAACCTGTACTACCGCGAACGTGACTTTGATGAAGATAACACCAGTGCCTTCTCTACCGATGAGATTGGTGGCGGGGTTAACTTTGGTTATCCGATCGATGAGTTCCAGCGCCTCAGCTTCGGTCTTGAGGTGGAGCAGATCACGATTAATACCAACTCCACAGAGACCCCGGATGAGATCTTCCAGTTTATCGCGGATGAAGGGGATAAATACTTCAACTACAGCCTGAGTGCCGGCTGGAGTGATAACCATCTGAACCGTGGCTTCTTCGCAACCAAAGGGTATTCCCAGAGTGCTTCTGTGGAGCTGGGGCTGCCGGGTAGTGATCTGAGTTACTACCGGGCTAACTATAACGCTAAGTGGTATTACCCGCTGACTGAAGATCGCTTCTGGGTCATGGGTGTTAAAGGGCGTCTGGGTTACGGTGGTGAACTGGGCAGTAATGAGTATCCTTTCTATAAACACTTTTATGCGGGTGGTCTGAAAACCGTACGTGGTTATGAGCAGAATACCCTGGGGCCGCGTGACAGTAAGGATGATCCGTTTGGTGGTAACGTACTGGTAGCGGGTAGTGCCGAATTTATCTTCCCGACTCCGTTTGTGGATGATAAGCAGAGCTGGCGCACCATGCTGTTTGTCGACGCAGGTAACGTGTTCGATACCAGTTGTTCTTCGACCAGTGTCTGTGAAGACGGTGTACAACTGGACGAGCTGCGCCTGTCCGCCGGTTTCGGCCTGAGCTGGCTGACACCGTTCGGCCCGCTGTCGATCGCGATTGCAGCACCGCTGAACGATAAAGAAGATGATGAAACGGAAGTGTTCCAGTTCGCATTAGGTCAGAGTTTCTAA
- a CDS encoding OmpH family outer membrane protein, with protein sequence MNFKTMLGVILALGISFNAQAEKVAVLGVQQALLASKAAEEFRQSLKTEFAKDEQAALDLEKQVKATRDKIQKNKDLVSADELKRMQVQFQKVYAEYQRSGQALQQKRMQREQAFIQQMRPKLDKVIRNLIKSEGYDLVVAKQATLFVKKELDITARVVELLNQE encoded by the coding sequence ATGAATTTTAAAACGATGCTGGGAGTGATCCTGGCACTAGGTATCAGTTTTAATGCCCAGGCGGAAAAGGTTGCTGTGCTGGGTGTGCAGCAGGCGCTTCTGGCCTCTAAAGCAGCGGAAGAGTTTCGGCAGTCACTGAAAACCGAATTTGCTAAAGATGAACAGGCAGCGCTGGATCTGGAGAAGCAGGTTAAAGCGACCCGTGACAAAATTCAGAAGAACAAGGATCTGGTGTCTGCGGATGAACTGAAGCGAATGCAGGTTCAGTTCCAGAAAGTCTATGCAGAGTATCAGCGAAGTGGACAGGCCTTGCAGCAGAAGCGCATGCAGCGTGAACAGGCGTTTATCCAGCAGATGCGTCCAAAACTGGATAAGGTGATTCGTAACCTGATCAAATCAGAGGGATATGATCTGGTGGTAGCCAAGCAGGCCACCCTGTTTGTTAAGAAAGAGCTGGATATTACTGCCCGTGTTGTTGAACTGCTGAACCAAGAGTAG